Proteins encoded in a region of the Haloarcula sp. CBA1129 genome:
- a CDS encoding SDR family oxidoreductase, with the protein MTKRVVILGCGYVGLELGRQLQDNHAVVGVRRSDDGIAAIEDAGFEAVRADVTDPESLSAVPDADWLVFAASSGGRGAEAAREVYVEGLRTAIDHFWSRADPPERLVYTSSTGVYGDHDGAWVDEETPLDPQTEKTEVLAEAERIARERPVEHGGHGTVARFAGLYGPGRYRLERYLEGPVTAGYLNMVHRDDAAGAVQHVLTEAHRDEVVLVVDDEPVEKWAFADWLAEQCDVPFPPKQTTEERLADDSLSETAKRRIQTSKRCSNDRLRELGYEFEYPTFREGYRDAIRENRQN; encoded by the coding sequence GTGACGAAACGCGTCGTAATCTTGGGATGTGGGTACGTCGGCCTCGAACTCGGGCGACAGTTGCAGGACAACCACGCGGTCGTGGGTGTCCGCCGGTCCGACGACGGTATCGCGGCTATCGAGGACGCCGGATTCGAGGCAGTCCGGGCCGACGTGACCGACCCCGAGTCGCTGTCTGCGGTGCCGGACGCCGACTGGCTCGTCTTCGCCGCGAGCTCCGGCGGCAGGGGTGCTGAGGCCGCCCGAGAAGTGTACGTCGAAGGGCTTCGAACGGCTATCGACCACTTCTGGTCGCGGGCCGACCCGCCCGAGCGGCTGGTGTACACCTCTAGTACCGGCGTGTACGGCGACCACGACGGCGCGTGGGTCGACGAGGAGACGCCGCTTGACCCACAGACCGAAAAGACCGAAGTGTTAGCCGAAGCGGAGCGGATCGCTCGCGAGCGCCCGGTGGAACACGGCGGCCACGGCACAGTCGCCCGCTTCGCCGGCTTGTACGGTCCGGGTCGCTACCGACTGGAGCGGTATCTGGAGGGGCCGGTAACGGCCGGCTACCTGAACATGGTTCACCGTGATGACGCGGCCGGTGCTGTGCAACACGTCTTGACGGAGGCCCACCGCGACGAGGTGGTGCTAGTCGTCGATGACGAGCCCGTCGAGAAATGGGCGTTCGCCGACTGGCTGGCCGAGCAGTGCGACGTCCCGTTCCCACCGAAACAGACGACCGAGGAACGGCTCGCCGACGACAGCCTCTCGGAGACGGCGAAGCGTCGTATCCAGACGAGCAAGCGATGCTCAAACGACCGACTCCGGGAACTGGGCTACGAATTCGAGTACCCGACCTTCCGGGAAGGATATCGCGACGCCATCCGTGAAAACCGGCAAAATTAG
- a CDS encoding FAD-binding oxidoreductase, protein MNVAVVGGGAVGLSTALALARRGASVTVFERDTLGSGASGRAAGLCYDAFADDVDAAVAADALTRYRNLDLFEPQPYVWVARDESDATAVREQISGMQRNDVAVEALTPTELDDRYPALDTSGIEVAGLARDAGVLDPDMVVARLAEQARETGATIETDTPVSLASPTTVETADGRRTFDAVVVAAGPQTKPLVGDVGVSLALKAYRAQALVTDPVDAALPSFYDATREFYWRPKDGSLLVGDGAHEVDPTDWDPAADAEFVARSLDRVEQTAALTPACERAWAGLCTATPDGAPLSGRVADGLWVATGWQGHGLMRAPALGDYLAADVLDRPNPLSEHLPDRVDPTRFDGSETFAALEDPTRDWEQ, encoded by the coding sequence ATGAACGTCGCTGTCGTCGGCGGCGGGGCCGTCGGTCTGTCGACCGCGCTGGCGCTGGCCCGCCGCGGCGCATCGGTCACAGTATTTGAGCGTGATACTCTCGGCAGCGGCGCGAGCGGCCGGGCGGCCGGTCTCTGTTACGACGCGTTCGCCGACGACGTGGACGCTGCCGTGGCCGCGGACGCGCTGACTCGCTATCGCAATCTGGACCTGTTCGAGCCACAGCCATACGTCTGGGTCGCGCGCGACGAGAGCGACGCCACGGCCGTCCGCGAACAGATTTCGGGGATGCAGCGAAACGACGTGGCGGTCGAGGCGCTCACGCCGACGGAACTCGACGACCGCTACCCCGCGCTGGACACCAGCGGTATCGAAGTGGCCGGCCTTGCCCGCGACGCCGGCGTGCTCGACCCGGACATGGTGGTGGCGAGGCTCGCCGAGCAAGCCCGCGAAACGGGTGCAACCATCGAAACGGACACGCCGGTCTCCCTCGCGTCGCCGACGACTGTCGAGACGGCCGACGGCCGGCGGACATTCGACGCGGTGGTCGTCGCGGCCGGCCCGCAGACGAAGCCACTCGTCGGCGATGTCGGCGTCTCGCTGGCGCTGAAAGCCTACCGGGCGCAGGCGCTCGTGACCGACCCGGTCGACGCCGCGCTGCCGTCGTTCTACGACGCCACACGGGAGTTCTACTGGCGACCGAAGGACGGTTCGCTGCTGGTCGGCGATGGGGCACACGAAGTCGACCCGACAGACTGGGACCCGGCGGCGGACGCCGAGTTCGTCGCCCGGAGCCTCGACCGCGTCGAGCAGACGGCGGCGCTCACGCCAGCCTGTGAGCGAGCGTGGGCCGGCCTGTGTACGGCGACGCCGGACGGCGCGCCGCTTTCCGGGCGGGTCGCCGACGGCCTCTGGGTGGCGACCGGCTGGCAGGGCCACGGACTCATGCGCGCGCCAGCGTTGGGCGACTATCTCGCAGCGGACGTCCTCGACCGCCCGAACCCGCTCTCCGAGCATCTCCCTGACCGCGTCGACCCGACCCGGTTCGACGGCTCCGAGACGTTCGCCGCGCTAGAGGACCCGACGCGTGACTGGGAACAGTGA
- a CDS encoding HVO_0758 family zinc finger protein — protein MDSVRKALRAGDVEKDNYGRLSCTSCDEPLATENDPDEVGKVRVCPECDGKWKELS, from the coding sequence ATGGACTCAGTGAGGAAGGCCCTCCGGGCCGGCGACGTCGAGAAGGACAACTACGGACGGCTCTCCTGTACCAGCTGTGACGAGCCGCTCGCGACGGAGAACGACCCGGACGAAGTCGGGAAAGTGCGCGTCTGCCCCGAGTGCGACGGTAAGTGGAAAGAGCTCAGCTAG
- a CDS encoding CoA pyrophosphatase, producing MQFDRVAAHEPVVVDDEPQEAAVIAPVVTRPEGEAILFTKRADHLSDHPGQMSFPGGGREPEDEDLLRTALREANEEIGLDPLAVNVVGRLDDIRTITRYSVRPFVGRIPDRDYLPSDEEVAEIVTLPVSELTDLNNYESEHRDHPHYGEIRLHFFYVDGYTVWGATARMLTQLLELATDWRIPPEPDRYMGPDDDLPPSVRDEAE from the coding sequence ATGCAGTTTGACCGGGTCGCGGCTCACGAGCCAGTCGTCGTAGACGATGAGCCACAGGAGGCGGCCGTCATCGCTCCGGTCGTCACGCGACCCGAGGGCGAGGCGATACTGTTCACGAAACGCGCCGACCACCTGTCGGACCACCCCGGACAGATGTCGTTCCCCGGCGGCGGTCGCGAACCCGAAGACGAGGACCTGCTTCGGACGGCGCTCCGGGAGGCCAACGAGGAGATCGGACTCGACCCACTGGCGGTCAACGTCGTCGGCCGACTTGACGATATCCGGACCATCACCCGCTACTCCGTGCGCCCGTTCGTCGGGCGGATCCCGGACCGCGACTATCTGCCCTCGGACGAGGAGGTCGCGGAGATCGTCACCTTGCCGGTGTCGGAACTGACGGACCTGAACAACTACGAGTCCGAGCACCGCGACCACCCACACTACGGTGAGATTCGACTCCACTTCTTCTACGTCGACGGCTACACCGTCTGGGGCGCGACAGCACGGATGCTCACCCAGTTGCTCGAACTCGCGACCGACTGGCGGATCCCACCCGAGCCGGACCGATACATGGGACCGGACGACGACCTGCCGCCGAGCGTGCGCGACGAAGCCGAGTGA
- a CDS encoding bifunctional oligoribonuclease/PAP phosphatase NrnA — MTRVAAGGLQIDAAAAFASENPLLVAGVAVVLFALLGTGIWLRRYLSRTPGERLRRTLTGYDRIAVLMHPNPDPDAMASALAVNQLVAGTDTSASLLYPGEIRRPENRAFQTVLDLDFDHIETVEDIDEEAVVLVDHNTARGFPGAEEVEPVAVIDHHPGNGSGNEFTDIRSDYGACATIFASYFNQLEFEFSDTQGNGSIDIDAAPAETIPCALATGLMYGIQSDTRSLTNGCQSEDFAAAAFLYDGMDSDLLNRIANPQVDAEVLDVKSRAIGNREVRAPYAFSDVGELSNTDAIPQAADELETLEGVSAVVVVGEKQGTMRIAGRSRDDRVHIGRAIEAVVDEIPMAEGGGHARMGGGKVPVEHMAGLGPSDGVSREDFRERVFDAMSGEL; from the coding sequence ATGACACGCGTTGCCGCCGGCGGACTGCAGATCGACGCCGCCGCGGCGTTCGCTAGCGAGAACCCCCTGCTGGTCGCTGGTGTCGCTGTGGTCCTGTTTGCTCTCCTCGGTACCGGCATCTGGTTGCGTCGGTATCTCAGCCGAACGCCGGGCGAGCGATTACGTCGGACGCTGACCGGCTACGACCGAATTGCAGTGTTGATGCACCCGAACCCGGACCCAGATGCGATGGCGTCCGCGCTGGCCGTCAACCAGCTCGTCGCCGGCACCGATACGTCAGCGTCCCTGCTGTACCCCGGAGAGATACGTCGCCCGGAGAACCGGGCCTTTCAGACGGTGCTTGATCTTGATTTCGACCACATCGAAACTGTCGAGGACATCGACGAAGAGGCGGTCGTCCTCGTCGACCACAACACGGCACGCGGCTTCCCCGGTGCCGAGGAGGTCGAGCCGGTTGCCGTCATCGACCATCATCCCGGCAACGGTAGTGGCAACGAGTTCACCGACATCCGGTCCGACTACGGGGCCTGTGCGACCATCTTCGCGAGCTACTTCAATCAGTTAGAATTCGAGTTCAGCGACACACAGGGGAACGGGAGTATTGATATCGACGCGGCACCGGCAGAGACAATTCCCTGTGCGCTGGCCACGGGGCTGATGTACGGGATCCAATCAGATACTCGGTCGCTGACAAACGGCTGTCAGTCCGAGGACTTCGCGGCTGCTGCGTTCCTCTACGATGGAATGGACAGCGACCTGCTCAACCGCATCGCGAACCCGCAGGTCGACGCGGAAGTACTCGACGTGAAGTCCCGGGCCATCGGGAACCGAGAGGTACGAGCGCCCTACGCGTTCAGCGACGTGGGCGAGCTCTCCAACACGGATGCGATTCCGCAAGCAGCGGACGAACTGGAGACGTTAGAGGGCGTCTCGGCGGTCGTTGTCGTCGGCGAAAAGCAGGGGACCATGCGCATCGCCGGGCGCTCGCGGGACGACCGCGTCCATATCGGCCGGGCGATAGAAGCCGTCGTCGATGAGATCCCGATGGCCGAGGGCGGTGGCCACGCTCGGATGGGCGGCGGCAAGGTACCGGTCGAGCACATGGCCGGCCTCGGACCCAGCGACGGCGTCTCCCGCGAAGACTTCCGCGAGCGAGTGTTCGACGCGATGAGCGGCGAACTGTAA
- a CDS encoding luciferase, producing the protein MTTLTGATLAAAGIDAVALKPTEVDVSRATDLDVETLAIDYEGAAHVPETDTIERLASTADVRVTTPVRADGFDPLGDDSGFGALPAGAGHVLVAGHSAYLSEDEAARAVAPRLRAAVDDATDPWVGTEGIERLALAVGGTQYELLSRTTARDVRALRTADFEGEIAVYAPIVLSNSEDAMLDAVADYAARRGPVRNALPEGAPTDSQATGRARDVLTQAIRDYALVGSVETVAERTERLRDIGVDTIVGYPARGLDPFLS; encoded by the coding sequence ATGACCACGCTTACCGGTGCGACACTGGCGGCCGCCGGCATCGACGCGGTGGCGCTCAAGCCGACAGAAGTGGACGTGTCGCGGGCGACGGACCTCGATGTGGAGACGCTTGCAATCGATTACGAGGGGGCGGCCCACGTCCCGGAGACGGACACTATCGAACGGCTGGCATCGACCGCCGACGTCCGAGTCACCACGCCGGTCCGGGCCGACGGCTTCGACCCGCTGGGCGACGACAGCGGGTTCGGCGCGCTGCCGGCAGGTGCGGGACACGTACTGGTTGCCGGCCACAGCGCGTATCTCTCGGAGGACGAGGCAGCGCGGGCCGTCGCACCGCGGTTACGGGCGGCCGTCGACGACGCCACCGACCCGTGGGTCGGCACCGAGGGCATCGAGCGCCTCGCGCTGGCGGTCGGTGGCACGCAGTACGAACTCCTTTCCCGGACGACGGCCCGCGACGTTCGGGCGCTCCGAACGGCCGATTTCGAGGGAGAGATTGCCGTTTACGCGCCGATTGTGCTTTCGAACAGCGAGGACGCGATGCTCGATGCCGTCGCCGACTACGCGGCTCGGCGCGGCCCGGTCCGGAACGCACTGCCGGAGGGCGCGCCGACTGACAGCCAAGCGACGGGCCGAGCCAGAGACGTGCTCACACAGGCTATCCGCGACTACGCGCTCGTCGGCTCCGTCGAGACGGTCGCCGAGCGAACCGAACGGCTCCGCGACATCGGCGTCGACACGATTGTCGGCTATCCGGCGCGTGGCCTCGACCCCTTCCTGTCGTAA
- a CDS encoding DUF5791 family protein, producing MLRGEFPDAGEQSSDELLAAYSTVLAETVETVGVEAVVAETGLDQTTVTAFADGDVADRTLDEAVAVLATGPDRPDADALQAEAQDILLMGMTTAVMDVESLASGIDDELEPKEIQQKIEGRFPVTLAEYALLHSYIEGEKR from the coding sequence ATGCTTCGAGGCGAGTTTCCGGATGCGGGCGAGCAGTCCTCCGATGAGTTACTGGCGGCCTACAGCACCGTGTTAGCCGAGACAGTCGAGACAGTCGGCGTCGAAGCGGTCGTCGCCGAGACCGGTCTCGATCAAACGACGGTGACAGCGTTCGCCGACGGCGATGTCGCCGACCGGACACTCGACGAAGCGGTCGCTGTATTGGCGACCGGACCGGACCGACCGGACGCCGACGCACTGCAGGCCGAAGCCCAAGACATCCTTCTGATGGGGATGACGACGGCCGTGATGGACGTGGAATCGCTGGCCTCCGGCATCGACGACGAACTGGAACCGAAGGAGATCCAGCAGAAGATCGAAGGCCGGTTCCCGGTGACACTGGCGGAGTACGCCCTCCTGCACAGCTACATCGAGGGTGAAAAGCGGTGA
- a CDS encoding aldo/keto reductase: MATREATWAYRDDHDEFARTFYRRFGDGVVSSIGIGTYLGDPTDERDASYHDAIVTALESGVNVVDTAINYRHQRSERVVGDAVADADVDREAVAVATKGGFIPFDGARPSDPGAFVRSEYLDTGIVDRDDLVAGQHCIAPDYIDDQLDRSLTNLDLDSIDLYYVHNPETQLQSKSREEVYDQLEATFEQLEERAAAGDIKHYGVATWEAFRVPADHDSYLSLPEVVERARAAAETVGNAATHLRAIQLPFNISMADAFTVAAHDGAEGPQSALWFAHEAGLDVFTSASIMQGQLATAVPDNVAAKLSGETSAQRAINFARSAPGVTCSLVGTGSVEHARENVDAGRYEPLGADAFDAVFE; this comes from the coding sequence ATGGCCACACGGGAGGCGACATGGGCGTACCGGGACGACCACGACGAGTTCGCGCGCACCTTTTACCGGCGGTTCGGGGACGGCGTCGTCTCCAGCATCGGCATCGGCACGTATCTCGGTGACCCGACCGACGAGCGGGACGCGAGCTACCACGATGCCATCGTCACGGCGCTCGAATCCGGTGTCAACGTCGTGGACACGGCGATAAACTATCGCCACCAGCGCTCCGAGCGCGTCGTCGGTGACGCCGTCGCGGACGCCGACGTTGATCGCGAAGCGGTCGCCGTCGCGACGAAGGGTGGCTTCATCCCATTTGACGGGGCACGACCGTCAGACCCCGGCGCGTTCGTCCGGTCGGAGTATCTCGACACCGGTATCGTCGACCGCGACGACCTCGTTGCCGGCCAGCACTGCATCGCGCCCGACTACATCGACGACCAGCTCGACCGCTCGCTCACGAACCTCGATCTGGACAGCATCGACCTCTACTACGTCCACAATCCGGAGACGCAACTGCAATCGAAATCCCGCGAAGAAGTGTACGACCAGTTAGAGGCGACCTTCGAGCAACTGGAGGAGCGCGCGGCAGCCGGCGACATCAAGCATTACGGCGTCGCGACGTGGGAGGCGTTCCGCGTGCCCGCCGACCACGACAGCTACCTCTCGCTCCCCGAGGTCGTCGAGCGCGCTCGCGCGGCGGCAGAGACGGTCGGTAACGCCGCGACACATCTCCGTGCGATTCAGTTGCCGTTCAACATCTCGATGGCCGACGCGTTCACGGTCGCGGCTCACGACGGTGCGGAGGGGCCGCAGTCGGCACTGTGGTTCGCGCACGAGGCCGGACTTGACGTGTTCACCAGTGCATCAATTATGCAGGGACAGCTAGCCACAGCGGTCCCGGACAACGTAGCGGCGAAGCTCTCGGGCGAGACGAGCGCACAGCGCGCCATCAACTTCGCCCGCAGCGCGCCGGGCGTGACCTGCTCGCTGGTCGGTACGGGCTCGGTCGAGCACGCCCGGGAGAACGTCGATGCAGGCCGATACGAACCGCTCGGTGCGGACGCGTTCGACGCCGTCTTCGAGTAG
- a CDS encoding Hsp20/alpha crystallin family protein produces the protein MMRDIGSSISDAIFENIGRAAGRVQENKPLPSDLLESEDAYLIVFDAPGTTASDIQVRYVDDRVEVRIDRFRDFYDGFEMRYPGRGLALDGSVTLPSDAAVDPETAQATLKSNGTLHVRVPKVETDHVEDEATDVGVETDASEANGGSDADNGTADVEDVTESAVEGDSDDR, from the coding sequence ATGATGCGAGACATCGGCTCCTCTATCAGCGACGCGATCTTCGAGAATATCGGTCGGGCTGCCGGGCGGGTTCAGGAGAACAAGCCACTGCCGTCTGACCTGCTGGAATCCGAGGACGCCTACCTCATCGTCTTCGACGCGCCCGGCACGACGGCGTCGGACATCCAAGTCCGATACGTCGACGACCGCGTGGAGGTCCGAATCGACCGCTTCCGGGACTTCTACGACGGCTTCGAGATGCGCTACCCCGGGCGCGGGCTTGCGCTCGACGGGAGTGTCACGCTTCCGAGCGATGCCGCTGTCGACCCGGAAACGGCACAGGCCACGCTCAAGAGCAACGGCACGCTCCACGTCCGCGTCCCGAAGGTTGAGACGGACCACGTCGAGGACGAAGCAACGGATGTCGGAGTCGAAACCGACGCCAGCGAGGCAAACGGAGGGAGCGATGCGGACAACGGGACGGCCGACGTCGAGGACGTGACCGAATCAGCTGTCGAGGGCGACAGCGACGACCGCTGA
- a CDS encoding MFS transporter — protein MVFCINLARVVFAPLIEPIRATTGASDAALGLLATMAWAGSALPRLPTGVLLTRISRAKVIFGSGVVLTLGTTFTALAFDPTLLLVGAFTMGLASGIYLTAANTLVSELYPDRPGRALGKHGVAAQLAAVGAPALISFVLIVGTWRTALQVLAVAAGLVTVVFTLIARRSQLPDAGSEDRDLLGAARAQWHIIVTSIATIGIAGLVWNGLFNFYVTYATSVGLSAGSGRTLLSLAFGAGVPAFYVSGRLADRLPSIPYLLTILAVFTGCVLVLPSLTGFWSLAVFSVVVGYVIHSIFPAVDAYLLGSLPDRHRASAYATSGAGMMLLQAPGSVLVGSLLDAGVTFPTLLRGMGLALLVVLVTMVSLHRNGRLPSAARA, from the coding sequence ATGGTGTTTTGCATCAACCTCGCGAGAGTCGTCTTTGCGCCACTTATCGAGCCGATTCGGGCGACAACGGGTGCCTCGGATGCAGCGCTGGGCCTGCTCGCAACGATGGCGTGGGCCGGGAGCGCCCTCCCTCGGTTACCGACCGGCGTCCTGTTGACCCGGATATCGCGGGCGAAGGTCATCTTCGGCTCCGGCGTCGTGCTGACGCTCGGGACGACGTTCACCGCGCTCGCGTTCGACCCGACACTGTTACTCGTCGGCGCGTTCACAATGGGGCTTGCAAGCGGCATCTACCTGACCGCGGCGAACACGCTGGTCAGCGAACTGTATCCGGACCGACCCGGCCGCGCGCTCGGGAAACACGGCGTCGCCGCCCAGCTCGCCGCTGTCGGCGCGCCAGCCCTCATTTCGTTCGTGCTCATCGTCGGGACGTGGCGCACCGCGCTGCAAGTGCTGGCCGTCGCTGCGGGACTGGTAACCGTCGTTTTCACGCTCATCGCGAGACGCTCTCAACTCCCCGACGCCGGGAGCGAAGACCGCGACCTCCTCGGCGCGGCGCGTGCCCAGTGGCACATCATCGTCACCAGCATTGCCACCATCGGCATCGCGGGATTGGTCTGGAACGGGCTGTTCAACTTCTACGTCACCTACGCCACGAGTGTCGGGCTGTCCGCGGGGTCAGGCCGGACGCTGCTGTCGCTCGCGTTCGGGGCCGGCGTGCCGGCCTTCTACGTCAGCGGTCGTCTAGCGGACCGGCTCCCGTCGATTCCCTACCTCCTGACGATTCTGGCGGTCTTTACCGGCTGCGTACTGGTGCTCCCGTCGCTGACTGGATTCTGGTCGCTAGCCGTATTCAGCGTCGTCGTCGGCTATGTCATCCACAGCATCTTCCCGGCGGTGGACGCATACCTGCTCGGTTCGCTCCCGGACCGCCACCGCGCGAGCGCCTACGCCACCTCCGGCGCGGGAATGATGTTGCTGCAGGCTCCCGGAAGTGTACTCGTCGGGAGCCTGCTCGACGCCGGCGTCACGTTTCCGACGCTGCTTCGCGGCATGGGACTCGCGTTGCTCGTCGTCCTTGTTACGATGGTGTCGTTGCACCGCAACGGCCGGCTGCCGAGCGCAGCCCGAGCCTAA